A DNA window from Aquarana catesbeiana isolate 2022-GZ linkage group LG01, ASM4218655v1, whole genome shotgun sequence contains the following coding sequences:
- the LOC141133271 gene encoding uncharacterized protein, which yields MVSDRPPVTRAGEARGASRRGRGTSDRTPSRPRGSSSPARRRCMTLRDGAAGMERRNDTRERGAACQETEQMAGSAGNTRQHRSGSARNAGSGASAASSQVLSTPPRGSRRGSAKGASNRSGGTPEREGRPQHRRPSAPRAVSPGVQQAIARNEPIDDRSEGEVSGSDGGEDERLPAAVVPRVAAVGSGPGQPGSGRWRQRRNNKGSPVPSGCGTLLWNRSKVDSAIREVGLVWILGHSYVFWGAKRADVRPNGRQLRIPRQEALVRWIGVPGMRWNRVLGEVHRFARFDRAPDVLLLHVGGNDMGARCMRDLIRDIKCDFLRLKAAYPNMVLVWSDMVGRLSWRWAWSAKKVNRARIKVNKEVSRFFVKNGGLAIRHRELEIDTWRYLRSDGVHLNELGTDLWALGVQEGIQRGLRVWRCAQG from the exons ATGGTCAGTGATCGGCCCCCTGTGACCAGAGCAGGGGAAGCCAGGGGAGCCAGTCGCAGAGGCAGAGGGACAAGTGACAGGACACCCAGCAGACCACGTGGCTCTTCATCCCCAGCGCGTCGCAGGTGTATGACACTCAGGGATGGAGCAGCAGGGATGGAGAGGAGGAatgacaccagagagaggggagcAGCCTGCCAGGAGACAGAACAGATGGCTGGGTCGGCTGGCAACACTCGGCAGCATAGGAGTGGGTCAGCGAGGAATGCAGGGTCGGGTGCCAGTGCAGCCAGCAGCCAAGTGTTAAGTACCCCACCACGCGGAAGCCGCAGAGGTTCAGCTAAGGGGGCATCTAACAGGTCTGGCGGTACTCCTGAAAGAGAAGGCCGTCCACAGCACCGCAGACCCTCGGCACCCAGAGCAGTCTCGCCTGGGGTGCAACAGGCGATCGCCAGGAACGAACCCATTGATGACCGATCTGAAGGGGAAGTGTCCGGGTCGGATGGAGGAGAAGACGAAAGACTCCCTGCGGCGGTGGTTCCAAGAGTGGCGGCTGTTGGGTCCGGTCCAGGTCAGCCCG gttccggacgtTGGCGCCAGAGGCGGAACAACAAGGGATCGCCTGTCCCATCTGGATGTGGAACATTGCTTTGGAATCGCAGCAAAGTGGATTCGGCAATCC GTGaagtgggcctggtatggatactcGGCCACTCgtacgttttttggggggcaaagagAGCCGACGTTCGGCCGAACGGCAGACAATTAAGGATCCCCAGGCAAGAAGCACTCGTCAGGTGGATTGGGGTCCCGGGTATGAGATGGAACAGGGTGTTAGGGGAGGTACATAGATTTGCCAGATTTGATAGAGCCCCTGATGTACTACTTCTGCACGTAGGTGGGAATGACATGGGAGCCAGATGCATGAGGGACCTTATTAGAGACATTAAATGTGATTTTTTACGTCTAAAAGCGGCATACCCTAATATGGTATTAGTCTGGTCTGACATGGTGGGCAGGTTGTCATGGCGTTGGGCATGGTCAGCAAAGAAGGTGAACAGAGCAAGGATCAAAGTGAATAAAGAAGTGAGTAGATTCTTTGTGAAGAATGGGGGCTTAGCCATCAGGCATAGAGAGCTAGAAATAGATACTTGGAGATATCTACGGAGTGACGGGGTACATTTGAATGAGCTGGGGACTGATCTGTGGGCCCTGGGTGTGCAGGAAGGGATTCAGAGAggcctgagggtgtggaggtgcgctcaagggtaa